The Brachypodium distachyon strain Bd21 chromosome 4, Brachypodium_distachyon_v3.0, whole genome shotgun sequence nucleotide sequence GgacctagctagcttagctgtTTGTTAACACCTCAACTCTGGTAGGTGAAAATGACCAGATGCAATCCAGAACTGATTCAGTTAATGGTCTAGCTAGGACCCATTTCTGCCACGAGATCTAGCCAGCATTCATCGATCATGTTCGTTTTTCTTTGCATTGCATTGGTGGCGATCGCCAGCTTCCAAGACCGTACAAATTTTAACACGGATCGGGAAACGGCATCCGGAGGCGAAAATTGACGGCACGACACGTCCAATCGAAACCATCATCTTTTGTCAGCACGTGCCATAGCGGCCTTCGATAGCCCGTACCATAGCAAATTTCGAATTGCCCGTTTCCGTCCCATCAATATCAGATCGGCTCGTTAATTATGTATTTTTATTTCCCTTTGAATTCTTGTTCGGGAATCATTTATGAGATCCCTGATATGAGTATTGGCCGCACGTGGAAAGCTGCAGTTTCTGGCCTTGAGCTGCACGCAGAatgatgtttcttttctttgtgtaCTTAATTAACCGATCGAGCAACCTGCAGCAACCATTTTTCTCAAAGTATATATACCATGCCAAATCCGTTGCCTAGTTGCGTCCGGCCACTCCCAAGCAAAGCTGAACGTGAAAGTCGCGTTCCAGAACTGCCACCTACGAGTATAAACAAAGGAAGAACAGTCACAGTAATATTTTTGTCCATCGATTGACTGCAAAGTATAAAAATGTCTCCAAAGTCGAAATCGTATATTTTGGTTTCTCAGTTGGCAAAAACATATTATTTTAGTCTCTTTCGAGGCTGGTACTACCTCCATCGAataaagaatgtctcaactttgactaaatttaaatgcatttatacactaatcttaatacattcaaattttaacacggagagagtattataGTTCGGAATTGTCATGGAAAGTTTCCGTCCTATTATTAACATCATGGAACGCCACCAGCGAGCCGGGTCCAATCATGTTTAGTGCAGTCAGTCACTTAGATACCAGTAATTTGCACTCCGCAGTCTGGTGGTTTGCTGAGCATCAATAAAttagcccccccccccctaatgATTGTaggtagtactccgtattttttttttcttttcaaaatggAAACCATAACATACAAATGATCAGTAAGGTCTGTCTTGCACAGAAAAAACAACGGAGAAGCTCCTCTAGGATAAAACGGACGATGGAAAACAAGCCAGAGCCTAACAAAACTTTCCTTAATTTGCAGCATGacacaaaagaaaatcatttgTACTCAAGGCATGCCGCCACCCCACCCTTGCACTCAGCCGGCGGCCCCCTTGCCCCTTTATAAATCGCCACGAATCCACGTAAGTAACCCTCCCGACACTTTCAAAGTCCCGGCGCATCGACACGACGTGTGCGTGGTCACTCCGATGCAGCCCGACGAGTCGGGGtcgggcggcagcggcatgcCGGTGGACATAGACCTGGGCGCCGTGCGCGCGGTGCGCGTGCTGGGCCGCGGCGCCATGGGCACGGTGTTCCTGGTCGCGGACGACGCAGACGAGCCGGGAGTGCACGCGCTCAAGGTGTTCGACAAGcgctccccttcttcttcccctcgcGTCGTCAGCAGGGAGGCCGATGCCGCCGGCGACGCAGTGAGGCGCGCGCGGTGGGAGGTGTCCGTGCTGTCCCGGCTGGCGCCCCAGAACCACCCGCACCTCCCGTCGCTGCTGGGCCGGGCCGAGACGCCGGACCTGCTGGCGTGGGCCACGCCCTACTGCCCGGGGGGCGACCTCAACGCGGTCCGCCACGCGCAGCCCGACCGCGTCTTCTCCCCTGCCGCCGTCCGGTTCTACGCCGCCGAGCTCGTCTCCGCGATCGCGGGGCTCCACGCCGCCGGCATCGCCTACCGCGACCTCAAGCCCGAGAACGTGCTCCTCCGCGCCGACGGCCACGTCACCCTCACCGACTTCGACCTCTCCCGCCTCCTCATCGTCCCCTCGTCTTCCCCCTCCACGTCTTCCACCACGTCATCCTCGTGCTCGTGCTCTGCTACGCCTTCGCCGACCACGCCGAAGCCCCGACGGAGACAGTaccgccaccacctccggcGAATCTTCGCGAGAAGCGCGTCCGCTCTGGCCGCGCCATCATCGACACCCggacaggaggaggagccccgtAACCTTGCCTGGTTCCTCAACAGAacccacggcggcgccggcaatCTGACGAAGAAGGCGAAATCCGCGAGGGCGGCGTCATCGTTGCCGTCCGACCGCGAGAAGCACGCGGGCTTCTGcccggcctcggcctcggcggcggctacgAGGTCGTTCTCGTTCGTGGGGACGGAGGAGTACGTGGCGCCGGAGGTGGTGCGGGGCGACGGGCACGAGTTCGCCGTGGACTGGTGGGCGCTCGGGGTGCTCGTGTACGAGATGGCGTTCGGGCGGACGCCGTTCcgcggccggagccggagggaGACCTTCCGGAACGTGCTGCTCCGGGAGCCCGGTTTTCCCGCGGacgtgcggcggcggtggccggacCTCACGGGCCTCGTCTCGCGCCTGCTGGACAAGGACCCCGCGACCAGGCTCGGGTTCTcgggcggcgccgacgaggtcaGGGCGCACCCGTTCTTCGCCCGCGTGGCGTGGGACTTGCTCGGGGAGGTGTCCCGGCCGCCCTATATCCCCTCGCTGGATGATCACGTTGTCTCGGCCGGCGAGGGGTTCAGCGTGGTGGATTACTTCCACAAGCTTCACcagcctccgccgctgccgcatGAATCGCCAGAGTCCGCCTTGCAGGAGTTCTGAGTTCTTTCTCCCCGACCTTTTGTCGTTTCGGACCTTCAAAAATCACCATATGTCGTGACGACGGGTTACTCGCCGTGCCGTTTAATGTGTAAATACAGTGGAGACAAGTAGAGAACAGAGTTCGTGGAGACagctctcttttttcattatttttgcGAACAAACGAGTTTATAAGAAAACCCACATTGAATTGCATCTGGTGTGTTCTACTTCATTATACATGAACATTTGATGAATATATTATGTGAGCATGTTTTCTAGTCACACGCCAGAATCGATGTAAACATTAGAGGTCTCACTAAATTTTTGGAATTCTTCAGGCAGAGTGTATTTGATTATTCTTGTTCCTTTTGTGATGGCTAGTCCTTAATTTTCTAACATGATTATGCCAAATGCTAAGTTTTTAAGTATTGGATTTTCAACAATTCTTGTTAGAGTTATCAAATTTCTCATGTTCCAAACATGCTCTGactattatttttcttttccgaaaccccggcctctgcatcaagcGATGCACAAACCCATTTTTATTTGTCGGTGTCATCTTATTACTAACTTATAGAAGGGACTCACAACGGGTTATCATCGTCGTCTGACATTGTTAACCCTAAAACATAAGGTTTCTCCATTTCCTTATAGAAGAAAACAATTACCCAATTAATTAGATAACCATGATGAAACCTAGTAGATACAAAGAGCATGGAGCCCGCATAGGTCAACAAAAGGCGACGGAAAGCACAGATAGATGCACCACTAGACAATACCGACACACCATACAAAGTTGTTGAAGAAAAAGCTCCGCCACATCTAGTCCTACAAGGTCCCTCTACCGAGCAACCCAGATCCGGCTAACCCGCACATGACGGGGCATGAAGACCACAATAGGTTCCAGAAAGGAGTACAGAAGATACTTTGGGAAGCACCCCGCACCAACGTTGGCAGGTTCCGCCGTCTCCAAAGGGGAGAGAAACTAAAGCCGCAAAGAGGAGTGCGGTTGAGATGCCCTGAAATTGGTGGCAAAGAAGGCACATCTTGAAAAAAACGTGCGTCATCTTCATCACTCGACGCATCAACAACCACCACAAGCCCGGCCGGGATGTTACCGAAATATTTGTATTTGAGTAAAGGAAAAACAAGTAGACCCAGTTCATGCAAGAGCCAAGCCTGATCCCCGTTTTTGTCAAATGtcatcaaaattttgtttgatTCGGTCAATTAAAACCCAAACTTTTGGTCATTTGTCCACTTTTGGTAATTTCTTTGATTCCAATGGTCTTGATCATCAGAACTATTAATTTCCATGCACATTTAATTGTGTTTATTTAACGGAGTGTCTATAGCTCGATAgccttagaaatagttattacTCGCTTGTTATTGATAGCCATttgatcaagatcttctcaCCTTTTATGTAGTGCCACGAATCTCATGTTTATATTAAATGTGTTCCTAGCTAGTAGTGGTGATTTAGAAAATACTGCGTATATATTTCTGTGACAAACcgagaaataacaaaaaaaaaaatacttgttTACTTAACCTCCAGATGTCGCGCGTCTCCAGAACCATAGCTCCGGTTCCAATTGCTTCAATCCAACATGAATGGCAAGTCCGTACAAAATCACGtactcctgctcctgcatACGAGGGTCACTCCGTTCTGCAGATTCATGTATTCCAGTTTCACGTCTGTGTTTGCAGTACTATGCTGTTTGTTAGTCATCTGAATTGGAGTTAATTAATTCTTCGGCAGTTCCAATATGGCTGGCAAGTGTGTGCCAATCCTGTACATTTGGATAGCTAATTGGAGTCACTGATCAGTTGATCCTGCATGAGGTTGCAGGCAGGTCACCAATAACGAAGGTACTGTTAATTAATTGCTTAACGTTGGTTGGCCCTTAGTGACTGTCAAGTGACAGGTACTTAAACAAAAAGTTGAGAATTGATCGTTGCAGCCGGCTAACTACGATCTACTCCTAGTTAACTTCGTTTGTAGTATACTGTACTATGTCAATCCTAGGCGATACTAGACGAACCGGCGCGACACTGGGGTATAAACTAATCAGCTGGTCAGTTTTAGCCGCATAATTTACAGGTGCGATCGGGAGGATTTGATGGGGAATGTTCGAGGGGTAGGAGACATTTGGagttttgcttttgtttgtcCAAATCCAGTGGTAGTTATACATGGGCCACCTTGCACGAGGTCGCTTAATTTTGTGAAAAGTTTTGTCTACTAGTCCGGCCTAGCTCCTCTATTTTACAGTCTAATTAAGCAACTGATGTTTGCTTGGTTGTTGTAGTCATCGATTGCTACAAGTGAGCGAAAGCAAACTTTATCAACGTGCATGTTTGCTACTGCATGCCTTGGCTCAATTATTGATCAATACCCCCTGAATCAATTTGGTTATCTTCTAAGGCGTTTCTCCTCCAATTTCTATCACATGGCATCcatctttcatttcatttcatttggggagatgaaatgaaatccattTTTTGAAACGacttcatttggttgaatttgaatttcgaGTGCAAAAATCATGTTAATTGTCTACCGCATGTTATAATGTAATTTCATGAAATGTGAGATCGAATGCCTATAgctaattccgtgccaaccataAACAAGTTGGTTTAcgaaattcaaaatgaattacAAAATTCTAGGTCCAAATGATGAGTGTCAAGCTGTTATTAAAACATGACCGACTCCCTTAGACACTTTTCGGAATTCTTGGAGCATGAAGGCTaactaaaataaaaacataaaagaaaaaaaacacctcTCGATATGATGGTGGTGGAGTCATGCACCCACCAAGATTCAAATCCTGGTGCTCACAATTGTGCTTTCGGTTTCTCCAACGTTCTTTCCATTagaaaagaagaacacaaaACGACTAAAAATAGCAGGGCACAAAATCGCTCAACGAGTCAGAGTCTTTCGCCCCCTCTGCATGCGTGGGTTTTGCACAACTTTGTTGCTTCCGTTTCTATGAAAGGAAAATGATAGTCTAAAAGGAGCACTCAACTAGGCAGAGTCGCATGCATGGCTCACATATATACGGGCCGCGGCCACAGCAGACAGTGGTACTGGATGATGATGGAGATATGCACGTCAAGGACTTCCGCTCGTGCACGCACGTCGCGAGGTGGAGCGATCGCCATGCACGGCCGGAGCTGCCGAGACCTACTTTGTCGATCGACGGTCAAGAAAATTAAAGCAACGGTGTAAGCAGGCCGGCCCTTGTAAGTTAAATGCGCGGCCAAGCAGCCCAAGCCTAGGTTAAATGCGCTGATAGATCGATGGTCAACTCACAACTACTCCGGCCGGATGAGTAGTACTTCCACGGATCGTTATCGTCCCCATCAAATCGACCGCATGCACGATGAGTTGTTTCATGTTATCGATCGATCCAGCCACCAGCCACAACTTAAAAATGGCTGACCGCcggtacatgcatgcatgcttttaATTGGGCTCCATCACATCACATGCGGCAATTATTTGACTTGACTGGACGAAGGctatatatgcatgttactATGTGAGTGAGCTTCTTTGGGAAAAGGAAATCGCGGCGGCTAGCCATCAGCATCCATTTGCAGTACGAGCTACTCTACGTACTTAGCAAGCGTAGTACTTGCATGTCGATATATCACACACGTGTGCTTGGCACTTGTTTGCATGCAGTAGTATGTGTAGCTCCTGCTAGCTAGCCTCCTATGCAACTCGCGTTTTTGTCGTCGATGGATCAGGAACGCGACGCGGCCCATGCTCGAGACAACTTGCTGCTACAAAACAGTAAAACAGTGTATATGTGACGCCCGGCCCGTCGTTGATGACCATTATTGGCGGGCACTGAGTGACGGGCGTCAGTGATGACGTCTCATCACTAACGAGCATGCATGACTCGTCACTTAtgaccactcatcagtaacgggcacgGGAGACTCGTCACTAATGGTTTTatgtgaaaaataacaaaattcacaaaaacacacatcagtggcgggctttaAATCTAggtccgccactgatgaccctCGGAGACatttgaagattgaaaaaatcataactaatttataaaaaatcagaaaaatgtgattctttttgctaaattctaattttttttcttacttaACATaatggaacaataatatcagaTGTTAACATTTAAAAATGACCTATATAGTATAAACTTGTAATTTCCGATAGTTGAAGTTTATTTTtaagccaaatgaccaaagtttGTCCAATTTCACGTCATAattcatgataatgtatccattttttttgcgcaaaggTGCATCTTGTCATGACAAACAATATTGCCAAAGAGGTTTACAAATGTTTGAttataaaaaatgattttccattttccaaatgcaaaaaatagGGTGTTTTGTGAAGCTATACAATTAATATGGTTAAAAAAGACCTATATCTATTTTTCACACAAAGTAAACCATATTTAAACGTACATATAGTTGGGACTACAATAGAAGCCATTAAGTTTGGTTAAAATTGTAAAAGGAACATGAcaaacataaaataaaaaaacacaaaattttATACTCATCAGCAACGGGCATGCTGTCTTGCCCGCCACTAATGTTGTGCTGATAGCTGAAGATTAACACAAAAGAAATCAATAACTTTTTTCTCGTTTAAAGATTAACACAAAAAAAgtaatgagaaaaaaaatagtgaaGCTTCACCGGCGGGTCTGCAATTTTGCCCACCACTAAAGCGAAACACAAATCTTCATGGGCGCATGTGATTGGTGGAGAGTCAGTGGGCATGGATCAATGACGTGGATGCCTCCATCAATTCATTTTTCCATCTCTCCTCTCCCGATGCCTTCTTTTCCTACTCTCATCCCTATGCTCTCATCTCTATCTCCCCGTGCTCTCATCTCTCTATCTCCCTtctgctctctcctctccaaGTCCACAACgccatctctctccctctacTCCTCTCAATCTCTCCTGCCCCACCGCCTGCAGGTcgccccgccgtcgccgacccctGCCACGCGAGCCCCACCTCCGGCCTCACGGCACCCTGCCACCGACCCCGGACGCGCACCCTATCACCGACCCCTCTGCCCGCCACGCCGCCGGATCCGAAGAGGGCACTGCTGGATCCGGCCATCTTCCGCCGCACTACCGGATCCGAAGAGGCCGTCGCCAGATCCAGCCATCTTCAGCTGTGCCATCGCCGGATCTGGCCGACCCTGGCCCACTCGTCACCGGATCCGGCGACCAAGACGCCCCTGCACACCGCTGGTACgttctcccctctctctctgcccTCAGTTGCCCCTCTGTTCTCTCACACAATCACAGATGGTGACCGCCAACCGCTTGCCGCATCGACGCACTGCCAGCTCCGGCGCCAACCGCTTCCCCCTCGCCATGTAGAAGCAGATCTAGGAGCTGGGCGattttttcatgatttttgttttgcgaTTTGTTCCTCATCGCTGTGTAATCCTCGATGCTTGATCTATGatttgggttttttttttctatgattTGGGTGATCTGAGATGGTACGGTGGAAATGGCAGGCCTCTGGcctgctcttttttttaaatcgtGAAAATAGCATCACTTTCGGTCGTGTTAgacgcccgccactgatgatggtcatcatcagtaacggtcggagcgcccgccactgatgatggtacatcagaaACGGtcggagcgaccgttactgatgatgaccATCATTAGTAAcaggaagttagtaacggcggccccgcccGTTATTGATgctgtttttcgaccgttactgataagcctttctgtagtagtgactTCACGGTTATGTCGTCGCGAACTTGCATCGATACACGATACACGCGCACCACGTGAGTGTCATTTGTTGttgaactattttttttctttctagaatACATTAAACTAAATAAATTAAATCTCTTGTACCGTATCACCTAAactaaattaattaaaaaagACACCTGATAAAACTCTTGTACCGTATCACACCTAACCAATAGGATATCTGGTAAGAAGCGCTCCTACCGTCCCACCTAATACATGTTGCAAATTTGTCACGAGTAAACGAGCCCCCGGCTGGCGGCTGTCATCTCCAAGCACTTGCACCATGTAGCCGTGAAATTCTACAGCTCCGCTTGTTACAGTGGGCACCGATTTTTAGTCAGCTTTCGACCGTTGTCCAGCTTCAGGAGTTCGTTGATCTGGCTTCGATGCTCAGCGACATCACTCTGGACCCTCAAGGACCAGACTCCATCACTTGGATTTGGACCTCTGACGGTATCTACACATGTCCGTCCGCTTACCTGGCCCATTTCAATGGCTCTCACTTGAAGTTTGCGGCATCTAAAATTTGGAGTGCTCATGTTGAACCTAAGTGTAAGTCTTCTCCTGGCTCCTTCTCCAGAACCGTATTCTCACTGCCGACAGGCTTGCTATTCGTGGATGGCCCCATGATCCAATCTGCCAGCTTTGCTTAGGGGCGCCTGAAAACTCTACCCACCTTTGCAAGGACTGCCAGTTCTCAAGGAGTGTTTGGCGCCTGGTGGCCGAATGGACTGGGGAGTCCGCGGCTCCCGCCGACGAGTTTGGTTCCATTGATGGCTGGTGGGAGGCCTCACTCCCACATGCGGGCAAGGTTccgaggaaaaggagaagcGGCCATCTCATCTACGTCTGGTGAAATGATTGGAAGGAACGGAATCGACGTATCTTCAACCATAAGCGCCTTACCTGCGTTGAGGTCGCCCATCTCGCGGTTGAAGAGATTAACCAGCGGAACTTGGCCTTCGGCTTACCAGCCGCTGCTTTGCAATTGAACCGGATTAGAGcttgttcttttgtttttgtgggTTTGGCATGTTCCCTTTAAAAACATTGCCCCCTGAAAATATTCGCTCCTTCCTTCCTAATGAAAAGACAGCGCTCGTGACCGTttcttaaaaaagaaaaaaggggcACCGAGCCCCGATCAGTACGGACCATTTTCTTATTAAACGTCAAAATCAATCAATGCGATGGCTCATCCTTAATACTCCATTATTACTCCTTGTTCCATGCATGCTCAGCCTCACAGGCTCACCAGTCACTagccctaaaaaaaaaggctcgCCAGTCACTAAACACAGGAGGCGGCGACCATGCATGTGAAGAGAAGCCTTGACGCCGACAATGGCAAGCTTTGCACGCATGCACACTAAGAAATACTAATACTCTAAGAAATACTAATACTCCTCCGTCGactgacgtgaatttgtatagatttttatataaattcagatcagttaatttggaacggaggtagtactaaATCACCGACCACACACGGTTAGCTTGTGCGGTTTAAATGACGTCCTTGGTGTAACAGCTGGAGTGAGTGTTGCCGTATTGGTCCTTGCTTGAACTTGACATGCATGTTGTTCAGTTGTTCACCTGCACGTGCGCACGGTGGcaacaattttgtttttgttttttgagcgGAATACGGTGGCAACAATATGTGCGTACGTGGACTGGGGGAAGCAGGCCGAAAGGCTAACCACGGGCCGGCTTTGGCGGTAACTGTTCTTATTGGGCCTCACGGCCTGCTACTGggtctcctctccctctcctcttgCCGGATTTTGAAATCGAAACCTGAAATTTAGCACATAAAAACACGATTTCTAAATCCAGAAGTGTGATAGAACGGCAGCATTAGCATTTCTGATCACTCACCTTAGGATCCTTTTCGCCCACACTTCCACGGCAGTACTCGATCTGCCGGTGTTTTCAGTGATCGGAGCTAGACTGGAAAAGTGAACGCGTGGAGTTCTGACAAAAAGTTAAAACTCTCGGTCAAGAGAGAGACAATAAAAATCATGCTGAAAACACAGAGGAACATGCGTGGTACCTAGACAACTGTTCTACTCCTGTTCACAACATTA carries:
- the LOC100829529 gene encoding serine/threonine-protein kinase UCN produces the protein MQPDESGSGGSGMPVDIDLGAVRAVRVLGRGAMGTVFLVADDADEPGVHALKVFDKRSPSSSPRVVSREADAAGDAVRRARWEVSVLSRLAPQNHPHLPSLLGRAETPDLLAWATPYCPGGDLNAVRHAQPDRVFSPAAVRFYAAELVSAIAGLHAAGIAYRDLKPENVLLRADGHVTLTDFDLSRLLIVPSSSPSTSSTTSSSCSCSATPSPTTPKPRRRQYRHHLRRIFARSASALAAPSSTPGQEEEPRNLAWFLNRTHGGAGNLTKKAKSARAASSLPSDREKHAGFCPASASAAATRSFSFVGTEEYVAPEVVRGDGHEFAVDWWALGVLVYEMAFGRTPFRGRSRRETFRNVLLREPGFPADVRRRWPDLTGLVSRLLDKDPATRLGFSGGADEVRAHPFFARVAWDLLGEVSRPPYIPSLDDHVVSAGEGFSVVDYFHKLHQPPPLPHESPESALQEF